A single region of the Dyella humicola genome encodes:
- a CDS encoding 2Fe-2S iron-sulfur cluster-binding protein has product MFTVTLQSSGRHFPVAPGESVLEAAQRAGIALPYSCRAGVCGSCKATLLSGHCAYPRNPPLALSGTTPSQHAILLCQAVPTDDLLIEAREVTSVEDIVRRQLDVVVTRKWKLAPDVVGLHLQPAAGKARLHWLPGQYLDVLLDDGRRRPFSIANHPQADGAIELHVRHVAGGGFTSWVNDSLQLGDALRIEGPLGTFVPREDSERPMIFMAGGTGFAPVKAIVEHFIALGTRRPMRVYWGARSATDLYLREMAEGWTRQAHDLIFQAVLSDPEQAASSGLRMGLVHEAVLEDQADLSELDLYMSGPPAMIDAGRKLFIDAGLGEARLYYDSFDYAPDVLAQILSGRAGIAGL; this is encoded by the coding sequence TTGTTTACCGTTACCCTCCAATCTTCCGGTCGCCATTTCCCGGTCGCACCGGGCGAAAGCGTGCTGGAAGCCGCGCAGCGCGCCGGCATCGCCCTGCCGTACTCGTGCCGTGCCGGCGTCTGTGGCAGCTGCAAGGCCACCCTGCTGAGCGGGCATTGCGCCTATCCACGCAACCCGCCACTGGCGCTGAGCGGCACCACGCCCTCCCAGCACGCCATTTTGCTGTGCCAGGCGGTGCCGACCGACGATCTGCTGATCGAGGCGCGTGAAGTCACCTCGGTAGAGGACATCGTCCGCCGCCAGCTCGATGTCGTGGTGACGCGCAAATGGAAGTTGGCGCCCGACGTGGTCGGTCTCCATCTGCAACCTGCTGCAGGGAAGGCGCGCCTGCACTGGCTGCCCGGTCAGTATCTCGATGTGCTGCTCGACGACGGACGCCGCCGTCCGTTCTCCATCGCCAATCACCCGCAGGCGGATGGCGCCATCGAGCTGCACGTGCGGCACGTGGCCGGTGGTGGCTTCACCTCGTGGGTGAACGACAGCTTGCAGCTGGGTGATGCGCTGCGCATCGAAGGCCCGCTGGGCACCTTCGTGCCGCGCGAGGACTCGGAGCGACCGATGATCTTCATGGCCGGGGGCACCGGTTTTGCGCCGGTCAAGGCCATCGTCGAACACTTTATCGCGCTAGGTACGCGACGCCCGATGCGCGTGTATTGGGGCGCCCGCAGCGCCACGGACCTGTATCTGCGCGAGATGGCCGAAGGCTGGACGCGCCAGGCGCACGATCTGATCTTTCAGGCCGTGCTGTCCGACCCGGAGCAGGCTGCGAGCAGCGGCTTGCGCATGGGACTGGTGCACGAAGCGGTGCTGGAGGATCAAGCCGATCTCTCCGAGCTCGATCTCTATATGAGTGGCCCGCCCGCGATGATCGATGCTGGCCGCAAGCTGTTCATCGATGCAGGCCTTGGCGAGGCCCGCCTCTATTACGATTCGTTCGACTATGCGCCGGACGTATTGGCGCAGATCCTCTCCGGGCGCGCCGGCATCGCCGGGTTGTAA
- a CDS encoding DUF3861 domain-containing protein: MARHHRYRVTVEHLAPAKEGDALHAPLHFEATNHDEILAIADRLRTRLDYGDDETAQLAIGLKLFGEVMLKHREDALFAPLRESFREFIGGLKKLPEREG; encoded by the coding sequence GTGGCCCGACATCATCGTTATCGTGTCACTGTCGAACACCTCGCACCCGCGAAAGAGGGCGACGCGCTGCATGCGCCCCTGCACTTCGAGGCGACCAACCACGACGAGATCCTGGCGATCGCCGACCGTCTGCGCACACGGCTGGACTATGGCGACGACGAGACCGCCCAACTGGCGATAGGGCTGAAATTGTTCGGCGAAGTCATGCTGAAGCATCGCGAGGATGCGTTGTTTGCGCCGTTGCGCGAGAGCTTCAGGGAATTCATCGGCGGCCTGAAGAAGCTGCCGGAACGCGAGGGCTGA
- a CDS encoding rhodanese-like domain-containing protein, with protein MSDVLHKLPEFIGNHLALAALFLILLLAIIVMEILTLFRKYKELTPAGLTLLINREGPLMVDLSAYADYEKSHVPGSRHVAMSQFDPEHKDLAKAKDVPVVLIDKDGRGASTKAAQRLVKAGFAKVYTLGGGVLAWQQAQLPVAKGKNP; from the coding sequence ATGAGCGATGTACTGCATAAGCTGCCCGAGTTCATCGGCAACCATCTCGCGCTCGCCGCGCTGTTCCTGATCCTGCTGCTGGCGATCATCGTGATGGAAATCCTCACGCTGTTTCGCAAGTACAAGGAACTCACGCCAGCCGGCCTGACCCTGCTGATCAATCGCGAGGGCCCGCTGATGGTGGATTTGTCCGCCTATGCGGACTACGAGAAGTCACACGTGCCGGGCTCGCGCCATGTGGCCATGAGCCAGTTCGACCCCGAGCACAAGGACTTGGCCAAGGCCAAGGACGTGCCGGTCGTGCTGATCGACAAGGACGGCCGCGGCGCCAGCACCAAGGCAGCACAGCGCCTGGTCAAGGCCGGATTCGCCAAGGTCTATACCCTGGGTGGCGGCGTACTGGCGTGGCAGCAGGCGCAGTTGCCGGTGGCCAAGGGCAAGAACCCGTAA
- a CDS encoding YiiD C-terminal domain-containing protein, whose product MSMNERQTVARKLVGFIRDEIPLALNMDLHFQDCDEQHLSIAAPLVPNVNDKGCAFGGSLVSVMTITGWGLVELELRMRGLDCDVFVGESTVRYLEPVWSDFQSEARLAHGADWATFFDTLAARGRARIEVSCQVPGAGERPAATLEARFVAKRRPADAV is encoded by the coding sequence ATGAGCATGAACGAACGACAGACAGTTGCCCGCAAGCTGGTTGGCTTCATACGCGACGAAATCCCCTTGGCGTTGAATATGGACCTGCATTTTCAGGACTGCGATGAACAACACCTTTCGATCGCCGCCCCGCTGGTGCCCAACGTCAACGACAAGGGCTGTGCCTTCGGCGGCAGCCTGGTGAGCGTGATGACGATCACCGGCTGGGGCCTGGTGGAACTGGAGCTGCGCATGCGGGGCCTGGACTGCGATGTGTTCGTGGGCGAATCGACCGTGCGCTATCTCGAACCGGTATGGTCGGATTTCCAGAGCGAGGCGCGACTGGCCCATGGTGCGGACTGGGCCACATTCTTCGATACCCTGGCCGCACGCGGTCGCGCCCGTATCGAGGTGAGCTGCCAGGTTCCCGGCGCTGGCGAGCGGCCGGCGGCCACGCTCGAGGCACGTTTTGTCGCCAAACGGCGGCCCGCCGACGCCGTATGA
- a CDS encoding uroporphyrinogen-III synthase — MSVRQSTSEPALSGRTVVITRPAGTGSSMARQVRRLGGVPFLLPGLSLREVADPGQAAVALVAALEDDLLVFTSPAAVRFATRLASLRTQATVLAVGQGTARALRLHGVSEPCAPSQRQDSEGLLEHPALADLKGKRVALIGAAGGRGVLRSELAARGAQLREVHVYRRAAPRWQRRQLEVVAALPTDAHVLLSSAEALGCLRDGLPVAAYAALSSAIAVVSSERLAEAAREAGFKRVVIAASAMATDLLEAAAR; from the coding sequence ATGAGCGTGCGACAGTCGACTTCGGAGCCTGCGCTGAGCGGGCGCACGGTGGTCATCACGCGCCCGGCGGGTACCGGTTCGTCCATGGCGCGCCAGGTGCGTCGGCTCGGCGGTGTCCCGTTCTTGCTGCCAGGATTGTCGCTGCGCGAGGTGGCTGACCCCGGGCAGGCTGCCGTAGCGCTGGTCGCGGCCCTCGAAGATGACCTGCTCGTGTTCACCAGCCCCGCCGCCGTGCGCTTTGCCACGCGTCTGGCGTCACTGCGTACGCAGGCGACGGTGCTGGCGGTGGGGCAGGGCACGGCGCGCGCGCTGCGTTTGCATGGTGTGAGTGAGCCCTGCGCGCCTTCGCAGCGGCAGGATAGCGAGGGGTTGCTGGAGCACCCCGCCCTCGCTGATTTGAAGGGCAAGCGTGTGGCTTTGATCGGAGCGGCGGGTGGCCGCGGTGTCCTCCGAAGCGAATTGGCGGCGCGGGGTGCGCAATTGCGCGAGGTTCACGTGTACCGGCGTGCGGCGCCCCGCTGGCAGAGGCGTCAGCTTGAGGTGGTCGCGGCCTTGCCAACCGATGCGCACGTGCTGCTGTCGAGCGCCGAGGCGCTGGGGTGCTTGCGCGATGGCTTGCCGGTGGCGGCGTATGCGGCGCTGAGCAGCGCGATTGCGGTGGTCAGTAGTGAGCGGTTGGCTGAGGCTGCCCGCGAGGCGGGCTTCAAGCGAGTGGTGATTGCTGCGTCGGCCATGGCGACGGACCTGTTGGAAGCGGCGGCGCGATGA
- a CDS encoding uroporphyrinogen-III C-methyltransferase translates to MSQDDSIPSNSASAGPAAPSSSSRATRSSPPARGGGTLAVALLLSLVAVGGAGYVGWRQWQQEQGRAAGSEAMAGMKQRLDSLESAFTASNSERNLLRQRLGDADQVNRSLREELLSQAERTRNLEDAVTKLSEKTLSAHDAMLLDETESLLRMAKERYELFHDAQGAAAAYVIADQTLAAVDDGAFSGLRQSIAAEREALAKSQPVSVSASLATLASLRAAMIELPLRPLDTPASSSTSGSWARIVSALNNVVKVQRTNGAPLSVADARFARELAGIDLAQAQAALLASDHEAYVAALKRADAGIAAQFDEKSPAVKQVREQLASLLAQQPTTPVQLGAALSELRNLRSVHALKPASSNSAPAGVKP, encoded by the coding sequence ATGAGCCAAGACGACTCCATCCCCAGCAACAGCGCGTCCGCAGGCCCTGCCGCGCCATCCTCATCCTCCCGTGCCACGCGCTCCTCGCCACCTGCGCGGGGCGGCGGCACACTCGCGGTGGCCCTGCTGCTTTCACTGGTGGCGGTGGGCGGTGCAGGTTACGTCGGTTGGCGGCAGTGGCAGCAGGAACAGGGCCGTGCGGCGGGCAGTGAAGCGATGGCGGGCATGAAGCAGCGCCTGGACAGCCTGGAAAGCGCGTTCACGGCAAGCAACAGCGAACGTAACTTGCTGCGCCAGCGCCTCGGCGACGCGGACCAGGTCAATCGTTCGCTGCGCGAGGAATTGCTGAGCCAGGCTGAGCGCACGCGCAACCTCGAGGATGCGGTGACCAAGCTATCGGAAAAGACCCTTTCGGCCCACGACGCCATGCTGCTCGATGAAACCGAGTCGCTGTTGCGCATGGCGAAGGAGCGTTACGAGTTGTTCCACGATGCGCAGGGTGCCGCTGCCGCCTATGTGATTGCCGACCAGACGCTCGCTGCGGTGGACGATGGCGCGTTTTCCGGTTTGCGACAGAGCATCGCTGCCGAACGCGAAGCGCTGGCGAAGAGTCAGCCGGTCAGCGTGAGCGCATCGCTGGCGACCTTGGCCAGCCTGCGCGCGGCGATGATCGAGCTGCCGCTCAGGCCACTGGATACACCCGCTTCGAGTTCGACCAGCGGAAGCTGGGCGCGCATCGTCTCCGCGCTCAATAACGTGGTGAAAGTGCAGCGAACCAACGGTGCGCCCTTGTCGGTGGCGGATGCGCGGTTTGCGCGTGAACTGGCGGGGATCGATCTGGCACAGGCACAGGCGGCGCTGCTCGCGTCCGATCACGAAGCCTATGTCGCTGCGCTCAAGCGTGCCGATGCGGGTATTGCAGCCCAGTTCGACGAGAAGTCGCCCGCCGTGAAGCAGGTACGCGAGCAGCTGGCAAGCTTGCTCGCGCAACAACCGACCACACCGGTGCAGCTGGGCGCCGCGCTCAGCGAATTGCGCAACCTGCGTTCGGTACACGCGCTCAAACCTGCAAGCAGCAATAGCGCGCCGGCCGGGGTCAAGCCATGA
- a CDS encoding heme biosynthesis protein HemY, whose translation MKLWRWILLLVILAALAAFGWHWVAADPGYVMVQLRGWQTETTVVAAVVLLLVAWGLLSALWFLVRWPFGAFSRRHRRISRQRMREGLIALMEGRHGDAERDLHRASRLGALRAPALLAAAEAASRRGENSRALATLDEAGQVAPRAARVLRARVLRRDGKATEAVNLLAPEADSGDLTPGGWRELALASLASGDTRRARQTLEPLQKSGAFGIRGFAALEGQVLAASLRAAPDAAALNTLWSQLPKAQRRVPAAIDAYARRAAGFGMVLPAMDEVESALRREWSPLLIETYGALGGDDLEARLRRAESWLDAHPNDAALLLTLGRMCARLKLWGKATQFLERSLALSPTSAAWEALGDVHAGQDDAALAQRCYRNALALARGESIEPLPQDGRSTKLDTRPIAVEERSEHGVPRLRE comes from the coding sequence ATGAAGTTGTGGCGCTGGATCCTGCTGCTGGTGATCCTGGCGGCGCTCGCTGCGTTCGGCTGGCATTGGGTGGCGGCAGACCCAGGCTACGTGATGGTGCAATTGCGCGGCTGGCAGACGGAAACCACGGTCGTCGCCGCGGTGGTCCTGTTGCTGGTGGCGTGGGGATTGCTGAGTGCGCTGTGGTTCCTGGTGCGCTGGCCGTTTGGCGCGTTTTCGCGTCGGCATCGCCGCATCAGCCGCCAACGCATGCGTGAAGGTCTGATTGCCCTGATGGAAGGCCGGCACGGCGATGCCGAGCGCGACCTGCATCGCGCCTCGCGGCTGGGCGCCCTGCGCGCACCCGCCTTGCTCGCTGCCGCCGAGGCCGCGTCCCGCCGCGGCGAGAACAGCCGCGCACTCGCCACGCTGGACGAGGCAGGCCAGGTCGCACCTCGTGCCGCCCGCGTGCTTCGCGCCCGCGTGCTTCGACGCGACGGCAAGGCTACGGAAGCGGTGAACCTGCTGGCCCCCGAAGCCGACAGCGGCGATCTCACACCGGGTGGCTGGCGCGAGCTGGCGCTGGCATCGCTGGCCAGCGGCGACACGCGGCGTGCGCGCCAGACCTTGGAGCCGTTGCAGAAGAGTGGTGCGTTTGGCATCCGTGGTTTTGCCGCGCTCGAAGGACAAGTGCTTGCGGCCTCCCTGCGCGCGGCGCCTGATGCCGCAGCGCTCAATACCCTGTGGTCGCAGCTGCCCAAGGCACAGCGTCGGGTACCTGCGGCGATCGACGCGTATGCACGTCGCGCGGCCGGCTTCGGCATGGTCTTGCCGGCCATGGACGAAGTGGAATCAGCACTGCGTCGTGAATGGTCGCCGCTGCTGATCGAAACCTATGGCGCGTTGGGTGGTGACGACCTGGAAGCCCGCTTGCGTCGCGCCGAGTCCTGGCTGGATGCGCATCCCAACGATGCCGCGCTACTGCTCACGCTCGGTCGGATGTGTGCGCGACTGAAACTATGGGGCAAGGCTACGCAATTTCTCGAACGTTCGCTGGCGCTTTCGCCGACCAGTGCCGCCTGGGAAGCGCTCGGCGATGTCCATGCCGGCCAGGACGACGCGGCGCTGGCCCAGCGTTGCTATCGCAATGCCTTGGCGTTGGCTCGTGGCGAATCCATCGAGCCTCTGCCGCAGGATGGACGCTCCACCAAATTGGACACGCGTCCCATCGCGGTGGAAGAGCGCAGCGAGCACGGTGTGCCGCGCTTGCGCGAATAA
- a CDS encoding FUSC family protein, producing the protein MSDNLSLRENVRQLLGFQEGMAAIYRRLPWTHRAVQGLWLALLALVAASSAYGLGLLLHTQQAFWAALTSIAVTQQNYLDTRASSRDQIVGALVGGIAGLGATLIGGETYLAYAVAIVVAITACWLFGVGSAGRLSGSTTTIVMLVPHIGTFWIIALTRIGEVALGIACALVIVGIGERLQARWMRPGELKN; encoded by the coding sequence ATGAGCGACAACCTGTCCCTGCGCGAAAATGTGCGCCAACTGCTTGGCTTTCAGGAAGGCATGGCGGCGATCTATCGTCGCCTGCCGTGGACACACCGTGCGGTGCAGGGCCTGTGGCTGGCGTTGCTCGCATTGGTCGCCGCTAGTTCGGCATACGGCCTGGGCCTGCTGCTGCATACCCAGCAAGCTTTTTGGGCGGCACTGACCAGCATCGCAGTGACCCAGCAGAACTATCTCGATACCCGCGCCTCGTCGCGCGACCAGATCGTCGGCGCCCTGGTCGGTGGCATCGCGGGCCTGGGCGCCACCTTGATCGGCGGTGAAACCTATCTGGCCTACGCCGTTGCCATCGTGGTAGCGATTACCGCTTGCTGGTTATTCGGCGTCGGCAGCGCCGGGCGGCTCAGCGGCAGCACCACCACCATCGTGATGCTGGTGCCGCATATCGGGACGTTCTGGATCATCGCCCTCACGCGCATCGGCGAAGTGGCGCTTGGCATCGCTTGTGCCTTGGTGATCGTGGGCATCGGCGAGCGCTTGCAGGCCCGCTGGATGCGTCCTGGCGAACTCAAGAACTGA